The Pseudomonas nunensis genome includes the window GATCATTGCCCGCAACTCGGGGATCAAGCGCATCCTCGCCAAACCGGTGGCCGGCTACACCCTCAAGACCACCCTGGCGGACGAACTGAACCAGCGCAACAAAGGCCTGGCCGTGTCGCATCACCTGCCGGTCGGCCCCACCCTGCCGGTCAAGGTGCCGAGCGATTTCCGCATCCTGGTGGCCGAAGACAACAGCATCTCGACCAAAGTCATTCGCGGCATGCTGGGCAAGCTCAACCTGCAACCGGACACCGCCAGCAATGGCGAAGAAGCGTTGCAGGCGATGAAAGCCCAGCGCTATGACCTGGTGCTGATGGACTGCGAAATGCCGATCCTCGACGGTTTCTCCGCGACCCAGCAATTGCGCGCGTGGGAAGTCGGCAACCAGCGGATTCGTACGCCGGTGGTGGCATTGACCGCACACATCCTCGCCGAGCATAAAGAGCGCGCACGCCAGGCCGGCATGGACGGGCACATGGCCAAACCGGTCGAGTTGTCGCAGTTGCGCGAACTGATCGAACACTGGGTTGCCCAGCGTGATCAACAGAACCGAGCGGCGGCGCAAACGTCCTGAGCCGACAGACGCAGTAGCGCCTGATAGACTCCCCCTCGACTTCCCCCGCCAGTGAGCTAGCACCCATGCTCCACGTGTTGTTCAGCGTTTACCTGAAGATGCTGGTGCTCTACAGCCCGTTCTTCGTTTTGTCCTGTTTCATCAGCCTGACCCGCGGTTATTCGCGCAAGGAACAACGCCGCCTTGCCTGGAAAGTGGCGGTCGCGACACTGGTATCCAGTGTCTTGCTGTACCTGTTCGGGCGAGTGATTTTCAGCGTGTTCGGGATCACCGTGGACGCGTTCCGCATCGGTGCCGGCAGCGTGTTGTTCATCTCGGCGCTAGGCATGGCCCAGGGCAAATCGGCGGTGCAGACCGACAACGTGCAGCAGGACGTCACCATCGTGCCGCTGACCATTCCCCTGACGGTTGGCCCCGGCACCATCGGTGCGCTGCTGGTGATGGGTGTGAGCCAGCCGCACTGGGATGACAAGCTCACGGCGATTCTCAGTATTGCCCTGGCCAGTTTTACGGTGGGGGTAGTGCTGTATTTATCGAACCGGATCGAGCGGATTCTCGGCGACCAGGGTTTGCAGATTGTCAGCCGGTTGATGGGGCTGTTCGTCTGCGCACTCGCGGCGCAGATTATCTTTACCGGGGTGAAGGGCTATCTGGTGCCCTGACACCGGAAAACACAGGGCCGCCGGTTGAAAAACCCGCGGCCCTGTTGTTTCTGGCGCTTGAGGTAGCGCCGACTGTTGCTCGCCGCAATCAGCTCATGACAGGTTCATCCTGCGCAATGTCCTTGAACAGCACACTCCCCGCCGCCCCCGGTTTCGCCACCAGCGCATTGACCAGATCCGACACCGCCGTCGAACGATAACCGTCGATGGCAACGACCGCATGACCACGCAGCGTGACGTCCTTCGCATAGGCTTCACGCCAGATCAGGCTATGGCACGTGACAGGATCGAGCATCACCAGGTGTTCATCTACCAGGCTGACGATCAATTGCTCCGGCGAGTCCAGCGTCCAGTCCAGCCTGACCAGTGGCGCCGGTTTGCCCAAGGGCGGTCGGCAATCGACGATTACCGATTCCAGCCGACGCCAGGCCGCCAGTGACAATTGGCACTTGGCGCCGGCATGGCCCAGACGCAGGATCAAGGTACTGACATCGTCGGGAATCAATGGCAGCACATCATCGAGTCTCTGGTTGCTTTCGACCGTCAGCGTGTCTACATCGCGTTGCACGTAGGCCAGTGGCCCCACCGTTTCAGCGAGCGGATAGCGGCGCAAAAAGCCGTCGGCCGCATCGAACAACAAGACGTTGGTATGTCGCTGAGTGCCCAATGCAACGGATGACTCGGGGCGCGGCACTTTGGCCGCCTCGATCAAACGCCCGCTACTGCTGACAAACCACTGTTGGCGCACAGGATGAGCCACGTTGAGCAACGGGGCGCAACGCTGCGTGCTGCTCACCAGCGCCTTGAGATGTTCGACCAAGGCATCGGCGTGTTCGTGCACCCACTGGCTGTCGACGCCAGTGATCAACGCCGTTTCCTGATGGTTCAGTTCCATTTGAATGCCTTCCACGGTCGTGGCCAACAGGCCGGCACCACGGCGCGACACTTCACTGAATGCCCACGGACTCCACAGCCGTTGTGGTGCTGGCAGTGCATCAGCGACTAATAATCGAGTACTGTCGCCAAAGGCTTTCGGCAGTTGTTCGTCGTCGATAAACGCTTGGCGACAAATCTCTCCACTCGCGACGTCGAACAACCAGGCCGCCGTGTTATCCGGAATTGCACCGAGCAATCGCACTTCCTTGCCGTGCCCCGGATTGGCCAACAACAGGCGACCTTCGAGGTACCAGGCGCACAAGCGCGCATCACCGCGAGCATTGTTCAAACCGATGAGAGCCAGCGTAGTGAAAGGCACCTCGGCCACCACCGCAGGCAACTGCGACCACCATTGCGGTCGATCCTTGAACCAGACCTCCGTTACTCCTCCCAGCTGCAACTCGCCCAGCGGCGATATCTGATAAAACAACCCCTCGTCGGTCAGAGCCAGACAACCTTCTTGTGCCACCACGACGCTCTTGAGTCCCTTGAGCGTCTTCCACTCGACTGACAGCTTGACCTGTGCATCGACGATGGAACGGCGCTGCACGCACAGGCGCGAGCTGCCACGTTTGTACACAACAAACACATCTCCCTCCTTACCAGCCGGCGCCAGCAGGCTGGATTGGTTCTGCTCCTTGTCCGAATCCTTCCAGCCACGAAGGTGATGTCGCGCAGGCAGCGGCCGAATAATCAAGCCATCGCTACTGCGCACCCAACTCATATCAGAGCGGCCGTCCTCCGGCTTCCATTGAATCGAAACGAAAGCTCCCAATTGCCAGACCAACGTTTTAAAGCGCTGCTTCGAGGGCACGACGGGCCACGCGGTGTAATCTCCCAACAGCGGCTTCCAGTCAGACAGTGTCGGCGCCTGTCCGAGCACGTCTTCCAGTGTGGTTTCCAGACCGCGAGTCAGCGTATTGAGGAACACGCCGTCATCAGTGAGCAAATATTCCAGGACGTAGCTTTGATTGCCATCGATCAGTTCCTGGACAACCTTGACCCCGCCCGGCACCGCCGAACATTGTGTGACGGCGAACTCGCCACGCTTGAGCATCAACCGATAGCGGTGAGTGATCAGGCCACTGACCACATCGGTCCTGATCACCTCGGCACTTTGCGGGTGATAGAAATACGCAGAGCCCTCCACCACCGCGCCCAACAGCGGATCCTCGGGCACAATGACGTCGTCGTCCTGGATGTACAGGAAACGGTCCTCGGCCGAATCGTAGTAGGCGGTGGTGTGGCGTTCTTCCTTGGCGTCATCGAACGGGATAAGGAAATTGTGTACCGGCGTGTACGGCTGCTCCAGTCGATGCTCCCGGGCCAATGCCTTGAAGTGCGATTGCAATGTCTGGGTATCAGTACCCGGCAGTGCATCCACTTCCAGCGGGATCAACACTTGTTGACGATGGTCGACCAGAAAACGGTTGTTACCGGCCAAATGCAACGTGATATCGAACACCGCTTCGCCGCGATAGGTGATGTTGACCCCACCGACTCTCAAGGCCCCGCCATTCAGAAACTGTACGTCGCTCTCCTGCGCCCAGGTTGCCAGCAGCGTCCACTGCTGTGCCTTCAGGTTCGACGACGTGAGTCGAACATCCACGCCCTGGTTAAGCATCAGCGTGCAAGGCGCATCGCTGGCTTCGATCTCATAAGCGATCCGGCCATGCCAGCTTTTGAGCAGCGTCGGCACCACCAGCGTGCGCGGCACATCGTCAAGCCGGACATGGATCACCGATGTGGTGTGAGGCCGGTAGTACGGGTAAATATTCTGCAGAATGTATTCGCCCGGGAACGAATAGAACGTGAACAGAAACTGCCACTGCCCATCCGGCTTCTTTGTCTCCAGACGGCGAGCGACATCGAAACCCTGGTCATGCCGCCAGGAAGAGAACGGCAGTGTGTGGTAGTCATAGCCGTAATGTGTTCGAGGTGTGCACGGCAGGATAATCACCTCGCCAACCGCCGGGCGGAATGTGCCCGAGCCGGGCAGCTCGAGGCTTTGACGCAGGTTGATCGCGCGGTCGTAATCCACATCGTAATCCGGAACGCCGAAATGATCGCGCAACGGGAACAGGCGCTGACTGTCGTAAGTCACCACGCCGCTGCGCAGGTCCAGGCTCTGGACCACCAGTTTTGGGTGCGCCTGCCAGGCGTTCTGCTGCGGGCTCCAACTGAAGGGAGCACCGCGATACGCCTGATCCAGCTCATGAAAAAACAGCCCGACCTGCTTGGACCGTTCGGCCACCATGGCAAAGCCCTGGGCCAATGCGCCGACACCGACAGCGAGCCCGCCGACGATTACCGACGCCCCACCGAAAAACGCCGCCACCGTGGCAGCCGACGCCAGACCGGCGCCCATGCCCGCAGCGCCGAGCACCAGACTGGCCCAGTCGAAGGCCAATTGGGTACCAAACCGGGCGACATCCACTTCGTTGTCTGCCTGGCTCAACTGGTAAACATCGAACCCCACGTTAACCATGCCCAACACCGTGCCGACGCCTTCACCGGCCACATGCCCGAGCGCTTCGCCGGCCACCGTGGAACTGGTCTGCGCGATCAAGCGCTCCTGGGCCAAGCCCTGACGCACCAGACTGACAACGCCCACCATATCGATCACCAGACCATGGACGATCTGCGCGTAGTTCACATAAGCGTGCAGACGCACCGCCAACGTCAGGCTTCGATCATCTCCTTCGCGGCCACGTAACGCATTCATCAACGCCTGGATCGCAAACCCGGCGTTGAGGGTGTGGACCGCGCCAACGCTGGTCGGATCGAGCGCATTGACCCGGCGCGCGGTCAGTTTTTCGAAGAGTTCGGTGAGGTGATTCTTGATGCGCAGGAAGCGCTGATCGTCGGTGACAACGCGCACCAGTTGCTCGGGGATACCGGGCTTTTCGGGTTTGATCAGGCTCAGTTGATAGTCGCCCCGGGGAGTGATTTCCAGGGTTTCAAACAATGGGATAAAGTCGGCAGTCAGCTGGTTTTTGGCTTGCAAATCATGGCTGGCCTGCGTGATTTGTTGGCCCCACCAATGACTGTCCAGCTCCATCAGGCTTTTGCCCAGTCGCGAAGTGCTTACCAGCGACTGCCCCCGGACGCTGGTCAAGCGTTTTCGGCCACCGGCAGCATCCAACTCTTTCAATGTGCCAGGTAACAGCACGTCTTCGACGCGCACTTCCGAGGACAGCTCCCATTGCGCAATCTGATCGCTTTGCACTTCGACCAGATCAAACGTCAGTTGGCCGCGCTCGTGGTAGGCGCTGTAATAATCGGCCATGCCCATTTGCCCGAAAAAGTTCTGCAGGTCGCTGAGCATGCCCTCGGGGTGCGCAAAATCGAAAACGCCGAGGTTCGGATCGTAAAAGTGGTAAGTACTGCGATCGCCGACCCAGGTTTTGGCCACCAGCATGGCGTGGTTGTCGGAGTTGAGCATTAGCGTGCTGGTTGATGTCCGGGCCTTCAGCAAATCCACCACTTGCTGCAGGTTGACTCGCGGCGGAGTGCCAACCTCAGCCACCTCCGCACCGTGCAACGCGTCGATGGCGCGCACAAAGCTTTTCGAGCTGCTGTCCTCAGGCTCCACGACGCTCACGAAGAAACGCTCGCGCAGCATGGCGACCGCTTCGTCTCCTTTGGCGAGCGCCGCTGCCATGACGAGTACCAAGGGATAGCACCGCCGACCGATGGTGTCGCCGAAGCCATCGAACAACAGGTCCTGAGGGACAAAACGGGCGTTCGCCTCGCGAAAACTGCCCTTCAGTTCACCGGAGCGTTCGGCAAGCCGTTCACGGAATTCGGATTTTGCCACTTGCTGGATTCGCGCCACTTGTTGGCCCCACTGACGCAGGCTCAAGGGTTTTTCCATGGCGTTTTTCTTTAACGGCAGAGCACTCTCGGCGTGGCCCATCGGAGCGTCGATCGGGCTGGACAACCCCGCCATGAATTCAGTTGCCTTGTACTTGAACAGTTGCTCTTCAATGACCGCGTAACGTCCCGCGATGCCGTTATCATTGATCTTTCTGGCCAGGGTTTCGAGTTCACCCGCCACCGCTTCGAAGCTACGATTGTCGAGCGACTCGAGCCCCAGCAGGGGACCGAGAAACAGGCGTTGGGCGGCACTCAATTGCTCCGTCAGCAAGGAACCGCTGGCCAGGCGCTCAAGCACCTCGGTGATAGAAAGATCTCGGGTCCTGGCGTCACTGGTCACCGCCGGCGGGAATACCCTGACATCTTGAGCGATGATGGCCTGGCGATCGTCAAACCCCAGCGGCAACAACTTGTTGAACGTCACGCTGGCATCACTGCCCTGACTCATCGCCTTCACAAACGGCTCGCCGAGGTGATCAAGCAAGCGCTGGAGAATACTGGTCGAGAGTACATGCCGACCTTCGATCAGCGGCCAGCCTGCGTCGAACTCGATGGTTTGGTGTTTGAGCAGTTCTGTCATGTTTCCTGCGAAACGAGCCTTGAACAGGCCGTTCTTCCACTTTTTCTGTTCGCTGGTACCCCACTCATCCCATAAGACGATCGGCTCCTTCCAGCTGTGATCCTGTTCTTCTTCAGTGAAATAATTGAAGCCTTTCAACAGCGCCGCCTGTTGACGGAACTGTCTAGCGTCATCAGGGGTAAGGTTTGCCCTCTCATAAAGGCTCATGCCCGCAAACATGGCATCGGGGCCGGTAAGAAAAATCGTTCCATCAGCACCGGGTAAAACGCCATCCTCCATGTACCGTCCAAGCGCAGCGGCGCGTTTGTCGCCCCTCCAGAACTCCTCAACGTCACTCAACAGCAGCGGATCTTCTTTGCTCTCGAAGAACTCAATAGCCCCGCCCATCCATCTCTCATCGTTAATGGAGACACCTTGAGCTTCCATCAGGGAGGCAAATTCATCCTTCGCCTCGTACATGAATCGCACACGGTCCATTACCGCTTGAACGACCCCAGATTGTGGATGAGCCATAAGAAATGAGTTGTTCAATGCGAGATTTTCGACAAAAGCCGTGCGCAACGCATCACCGGCGACAGACCAATTTCCAGGGCTGGCAAAGATATCCTTGATAGACGGCCGGCTATTGGCGAATTGCTCCAGCGCGGGCACCAACTCAGCGGGGATATATTGTGTGTAGCTTTTATATTTCCCCGCGATCTTCGATCGCCCCGGCATCAGCTCCGGGTTACGCTCAAGTATCATTTGCAAGACACCCAGGTTGGCATTCACGCCAACAATCTTCTTTGTTGCTACCTCTCCCAGTCTCTCCACAAATGGAGGTAAATAATCAGCGTCGCTATAAATACCTGCCTCGCTGTGCATGACCTCATAACGCACGACGTCCGAGGCTGCCGCAAGATTGCCGCGAAGACCAATTTCTCGCTCATAGATATCGAATAACTGGAAGGACTCCGACAGCGGGCGAATATCGACAAGTTGCAGTTGGTCATCGGCCAGCGCCTGTAGACTTTCAACATTTCGCTGCCTGAGCGCCCTAAGGGATCTTTCGTCTTGTGCATAACCCCGAACCAGCAAGTCAATTCGTGCCTCATCAGCGCCGACGTTCGAACGGGTAATGTGATTGAACAATTGCTCTTTCGAGACGACTACCCGCTCCTTATACAAATCACCTAATGCAAAAGCGGAAGTTTCCGCGGTCTCCCCACCCGCTATCATTGCGTCGGCCTTGGCAGCTTCTACCACAATACGATTGGTCTCATACGCCAGCAGGGCATCACTGTCATACCACAGCTTGAACTCGTAGCCTTCGGTCGCCAATACTTGTTTCCAAACATTGATGTAGTCGCGCTGGATGTCCCCAATGCCACCGCCGAGCCAGACAAAGTGCATTTTTTTCGGCACGGGCGACATGCTCTTTTTCATTAGCGCAGCGCTGCTATTGGCACGAGTGGCGTATTCCCTGACCTTATCGTGTACTTCAAATACATCCTCCGCCGCGCGGCCAGGGGACAATGGCTCGTCGGTTTCTCGGCGTCGCCGTACAGCGGGGAGAATTGACTCCAACGCGTCATCCAGCAACGCCAGCGGACGAAGCAGGCTTTGGTCATCCTGCGCGTCGAGGCAGCCCTGATAATAACGAAGGATGCCAGCGTACTGATCAGATTTCTTATACGGCGCGAGTACACGCTCCAATTCGGCACGACTTAGAAGATTGGCAATGCCAACATACTCACCACCATTAACAACTTCCTGCAGACTCATAGTTAAACATCCATATTTAACAAAATATATCCATCAAGCACAGCCGAACAAAAAGCAAAAATGCTCAGCTGCACGACATTTTTAAAAAGCCAATCAGACAGTAATATATTAACCAACACCCGCCTGGCGCGATGACTGAACGCCAAACTATCGACTTACACCAAACTTTTCAAATCGCAAAGATATTCAATTAATGTCTACACAACTTGAAACTCAAGCACCGGCAATCCGGAATTGAATAACCCATACCGGATATAACAGAGCCCCCATAAAAAAACGCCTCAACAGAGGCGTTTTAATAGTTGGTTAACCGGCGGGTTTGTCGCCATACCAGCGCGGCGTATAAACCCACTCGCCGCCCTCGGCGCGCGGGAACACGCACGTGGTGGACGAGCCGATCAGCACCATGGTGCGCATGTCCACCTGATCCGGGGTCAATTGCCCCAGCGTGGTCACGCGCAACGTCTGGCCTGGACGGCCGATGTCCCGGCCCAGCACCACCGGCGTTTCGGCGGTGCGGTGTTGCGCGACGATCTCCAGCGCGCGGCCTAGCTGCCACGGACGCGAACGGGAAATCGGGTTGTAGAAGGCCAGGGCCAGGTCGGCTTGAGAGGCCAGGTCGAGGCGTTTCTCGATGATAGACCACGGCTTGAGGTTGTCCGACAGCGACATCACGCAGAAGTCATGCCCCAGCGGCGCACCGGCCTGGGCCGCGGTGGCCAGGGACGCGGAAACGCCGGGCAGGATTTCAAGATCGACGTTGTGCCAGTTCGCATCGCTGGATTCGTGCAAGGCTTCGAGCACCGCTGCGGCCATGGCGAACACGCCCGGATCACCCGACGAGACCACCACCACCGAACGCCCCTGAGCCGCGAGTTCAAAGGCGTGACGGGCACGCTGCATTTCTTCGCGGTTGTCGGTGCAGTGCATCACCTGATCGGCACGGAACGGCCCGGCCATGCGCACGTAGGTTTCATAACCCAGCACATCGTTGGCCCGAGCCAGTTCAGCCTTCACCGCTGGCACCATCAGTTCGGCGGCGCCAGGGCCCAGGCCGATCACCGCCAGTCGACCGCGCGGGCGGCCGATCAGCAGTGGATCGAGCGGTTCGGCAGCGACCACGATGGCCATCGAGTCGTTGATTTCGATAGCTGTCAGCAACGACGGCACAGCATCCCGAGCTTGCTCCAGAGCAGCTCCCGACCGAGCGCCGAACCGCAGCGGCACACCCAGCTCCAGCGCCGCTTCGCGCAATGCGCTGCTGGCCATGTCGCGCTCATCGGCCAACAAACAGGCCAGCGATTGCACAGCAATGTTCGCTTCATGCAGCGCCGCACGAATGGCTTCAGCCGTTCCCGTCGTCACCGCCACCAGCACATTGCGCGGGTAGATCAGCAGCTCATTGGCATTCGGCTGACGCTCGGCATGCCCGACATGGATCGCCAATCGCGCTTGCTGACTCTCCGGCAACTGCGCCTCGGCCAGCCACGGCGCCGGGCCTTCAATGCGCACGGATTCGCCCGCGAGCAAGTCCGACACGAAGCGCTTGCCCAGTTCCAGATCGCCGAGGGCATAACCGCTGGGCGGGTTGAGCAGGCAGGTGCCGAAACGCAATTCACCGCTGGTGGTGATCGCCGCAGCAACGTCCAGCGCGGCAGCAATTTCCCGCGCCAACACATTCACCCCGCCCAGGCCACCGAGCAGCGGCACCACGGCACTGCCATCTTCGGCCACGGCG containing:
- a CDS encoding MarC family protein translates to MLHVLFSVYLKMLVLYSPFFVLSCFISLTRGYSRKEQRRLAWKVAVATLVSSVLLYLFGRVIFSVFGITVDAFRIGAGSVLFISALGMAQGKSAVQTDNVQQDVTIVPLTIPLTVGPGTIGALLVMGVSQPHWDDKLTAILSIALASFTVGVVLYLSNRIERILGDQGLQIVSRLMGLFVCALAAQIIFTGVKGYLVP
- a CDS encoding TcdA/TcdB pore-forming domain-containing protein, whose protein sequence is MSLQEVVNGGEYVGIANLLSRAELERVLAPYKKSDQYAGILRYYQGCLDAQDDQSLLRPLALLDDALESILPAVRRRRETDEPLSPGRAAEDVFEVHDKVREYATRANSSAALMKKSMSPVPKKMHFVWLGGGIGDIQRDYINVWKQVLATEGYEFKLWYDSDALLAYETNRIVVEAAKADAMIAGGETAETSAFALGDLYKERVVVSKEQLFNHITRSNVGADEARIDLLVRGYAQDERSLRALRQRNVESLQALADDQLQLVDIRPLSESFQLFDIYEREIGLRGNLAAASDVVRYEVMHSEAGIYSDADYLPPFVERLGEVATKKIVGVNANLGVLQMILERNPELMPGRSKIAGKYKSYTQYIPAELVPALEQFANSRPSIKDIFASPGNWSVAGDALRTAFVENLALNNSFLMAHPQSGVVQAVMDRVRFMYEAKDEFASLMEAQGVSINDERWMGGAIEFFESKEDPLLLSDVEEFWRGDKRAAALGRYMEDGVLPGADGTIFLTGPDAMFAGMSLYERANLTPDDARQFRQQAALLKGFNYFTEEEQDHSWKEPIVLWDEWGTSEQKKWKNGLFKARFAGNMTELLKHQTIEFDAGWPLIEGRHVLSTSILQRLLDHLGEPFVKAMSQGSDASVTFNKLLPLGFDDRQAIIAQDVRVFPPAVTSDARTRDLSITEVLERLASGSLLTEQLSAAQRLFLGPLLGLESLDNRSFEAVAGELETLARKINDNGIAGRYAVIEEQLFKYKATEFMAGLSSPIDAPMGHAESALPLKKNAMEKPLSLRQWGQQVARIQQVAKSEFRERLAERSGELKGSFREANARFVPQDLLFDGFGDTIGRRCYPLVLVMAAALAKGDEAVAMLRERFFVSVVEPEDSSSKSFVRAIDALHGAEVAEVGTPPRVNLQQVVDLLKARTSTSTLMLNSDNHAMLVAKTWVGDRSTYHFYDPNLGVFDFAHPEGMLSDLQNFFGQMGMADYYSAYHERGQLTFDLVEVQSDQIAQWELSSEVRVEDVLLPGTLKELDAAGGRKRLTSVRGQSLVSTSRLGKSLMELDSHWWGQQITQASHDLQAKNQLTADFIPLFETLEITPRGDYQLSLIKPEKPGIPEQLVRVVTDDQRFLRIKNHLTELFEKLTARRVNALDPTSVGAVHTLNAGFAIQALMNALRGREGDDRSLTLAVRLHAYVNYAQIVHGLVIDMVGVVSLVRQGLAQERLIAQTSSTVAGEALGHVAGEGVGTVLGMVNVGFDVYQLSQADNEVDVARFGTQLAFDWASLVLGAAGMGAGLASAATVAAFFGGASVIVGGLAVGVGALAQGFAMVAERSKQVGLFFHELDQAYRGAPFSWSPQQNAWQAHPKLVVQSLDLRSGVVTYDSQRLFPLRDHFGVPDYDVDYDRAINLRQSLELPGSGTFRPAVGEVIILPCTPRTHYGYDYHTLPFSSWRHDQGFDVARRLETKKPDGQWQFLFTFYSFPGEYILQNIYPYYRPHTTSVIHVRLDDVPRTLVVPTLLKSWHGRIAYEIEASDAPCTLMLNQGVDVRLTSSNLKAQQWTLLATWAQESDVQFLNGGALRVGGVNITYRGEAVFDITLHLAGNNRFLVDHRQQVLIPLEVDALPGTDTQTLQSHFKALAREHRLEQPYTPVHNFLIPFDDAKEERHTTAYYDSAEDRFLYIQDDDVIVPEDPLLGAVVEGSAYFYHPQSAEVIRTDVVSGLITHRYRLMLKRGEFAVTQCSAVPGGVKVVQELIDGNQSYVLEYLLTDDGVFLNTLTRGLETTLEDVLGQAPTLSDWKPLLGDYTAWPVVPSKQRFKTLVWQLGAFVSIQWKPEDGRSDMSWVRSSDGLIIRPLPARHHLRGWKDSDKEQNQSSLLAPAGKEGDVFVVYKRGSSRLCVQRRSIVDAQVKLSVEWKTLKGLKSVVVAQEGCLALTDEGLFYQISPLGELQLGGVTEVWFKDRPQWWSQLPAVVAEVPFTTLALIGLNNARGDARLCAWYLEGRLLLANPGHGKEVRLLGAIPDNTAAWLFDVASGEICRQAFIDDEQLPKAFGDSTRLLVADALPAPQRLWSPWAFSEVSRRGAGLLATTVEGIQMELNHQETALITGVDSQWVHEHADALVEHLKALVSSTQRCAPLLNVAHPVRQQWFVSSSGRLIEAAKVPRPESSVALGTQRHTNVLLFDAADGFLRRYPLAETVGPLAYVQRDVDTLTVESNQRLDDVLPLIPDDVSTLILRLGHAGAKCQLSLAAWRRLESVIVDCRPPLGKPAPLVRLDWTLDSPEQLIVSLVDEHLVMLDPVTCHSLIWREAYAKDVTLRGHAVVAIDGYRSTAVSDLVNALVAKPGAAGSVLFKDIAQDEPVMS
- the cobJ gene encoding precorrin-3B C(17)-methyltransferase; this encodes MGRPVPAIVILGNGSLATARRIQQRYPDAVIHGLAGRVNGADREYQEFGATLRELYQQDTPIIALCAAGIVIRTLAPLLLEKGAEPPVLAVAEDGSAVVPLLGGLGGVNVLAREIAAALDVAAAITTSGELRFGTCLLNPPSGYALGDLELGKRFVSDLLAGESVRIEGPAPWLAEAQLPESQQARLAIHVGHAERQPNANELLIYPRNVLVAVTTGTAEAIRAALHEANIAVQSLACLLADERDMASSALREAALELGVPLRFGARSGAALEQARDAVPSLLTAIEINDSMAIVVAAEPLDPLLIGRPRGRLAVIGLGPGAAELMVPAVKAELARANDVLGYETYVRMAGPFRADQVMHCTDNREEMQRARHAFELAAQGRSVVVVSSGDPGVFAMAAAVLEALHESSDANWHNVDLEILPGVSASLATAAQAGAPLGHDFCVMSLSDNLKPWSIIEKRLDLASQADLALAFYNPISRSRPWQLGRALEIVAQHRTAETPVVLGRDIGRPGQTLRVTTLGQLTPDQVDMRTMVLIGSSTTCVFPRAEGGEWVYTPRWYGDKPAG